One Methanolobus sp. WCC4 DNA segment encodes these proteins:
- the rimK gene encoding 30S ribosomal protein S6--L-glutamate ligase yields MKIALLSRNRNLYSSRRLIEAAEERGHEVVVIDVLRAYMNVTSHKPSIHYKGEDLIGFDAVIPRIGASVTSYGATVLRQFEMMGVFPLNESVAITRSRDKLRSLQLLSREGIGLPITVYANKPDDVKDMIEMVGGAPLVVKLLEGTQGIGVVLAETQKAAESIIEGFMGVKANIMVQEYIKESKGADIRCFVIGGKVVAAMKRQAPEGEFRSNMHRGGTAIPIRITPEERSTAVRAAKIMGLNVAGVDLLRSNHGPVVMEVNSSPGLQGIEGATEKDIAGMIIEYIEKNSKFGKTATRGKG; encoded by the coding sequence ATGAAAATTGCTTTACTGTCAAGGAACAGAAACCTTTACTCATCACGCAGACTCATCGAGGCAGCAGAAGAAAGAGGACATGAGGTAGTGGTTATAGACGTATTACGTGCTTACATGAATGTCACTTCTCACAAACCCTCTATCCACTACAAAGGAGAGGACCTTATTGGCTTCGATGCAGTAATTCCACGAATAGGCGCATCAGTTACATCATATGGTGCAACCGTCCTGCGACAGTTCGAGATGATGGGAGTATTCCCCCTGAATGAATCAGTCGCCATCACACGTTCCAGGGATAAATTACGCTCATTACAGTTGCTATCCCGCGAAGGCATTGGCCTGCCGATTACAGTATACGCCAACAAGCCAGACGATGTGAAAGATATGATCGAGATGGTAGGAGGAGCACCTCTTGTCGTAAAACTCCTTGAAGGAACACAGGGTATAGGCGTAGTGCTTGCAGAGACCCAGAAAGCTGCAGAGAGTATCATCGAAGGTTTCATGGGTGTCAAGGCCAACATCATGGTACAGGAATACATAAAGGAATCAAAGGGAGCCGATATCCGCTGTTTCGTCATTGGCGGGAAGGTAGTAGCAGCCATGAAAAGACAGGCCCCTGAAGGTGAGTTCAGGTCTAATATGCACAGAGGCGGAACTGCGATACCAATAAGGATCACACCTGAAGAACGCTCTACCGCCGTGCGTGCTGCGAAGATAATGGGACTCAATGTCGCAGGTGTCGATCTCTTACGCTCCAATCACGGACCGGTGGTAATGGAAGTCAATTCCAGTCCCGGTCTGCAGGGTATAGAGGGAGCCACCGAGAAGGACATTGCCGGCATGATCATCGAGTACATCGAAAAGAACAGCAAGTTCGGCAAGACCGCAACCAGAGGAAAAGGCTGA
- a CDS encoding succinylglutamate desuccinylase/aspartoacylase family protein, whose protein sequence is MQQPITIAGTTIQPGTRRSIELPIPSFYTHTSSSMPVHVIHGRKPGPCLLVCAAIHGDEINGVEIIRRLLVHKTVDNLKGTLITIPIVNVFGFVSQSRYLPDRRDLNRSFPGSKKGSMASRLANILMTEIVEKCTHIIDLHTGAVARDNLPQIRAFLKDDEETEALARAFGVPVVIHTELRDGSLREAAREHNIPVLLYEAGEALRFNEVAIRAGVRGILGVMSHLGMRPKSSKKKNYKTVVSADTQWIRAPESGILRTIVPLGTSVGKGDLLAYINDPLGEIETEVTSTMFGIVIGKTNLPLAHEGDAIFHIARYPEVEEISSYIETYNDELDSLSS, encoded by the coding sequence ATGCAACAACCGATCACAATAGCAGGCACGACCATACAGCCGGGGACAAGAAGGTCCATTGAACTACCCATCCCCAGTTTTTACACTCACACATCATCCTCAATGCCAGTTCATGTCATACACGGCCGTAAACCCGGACCCTGCCTGCTGGTCTGTGCTGCGATACATGGTGATGAGATAAACGGTGTGGAGATCATTCGTCGCTTGCTGGTACATAAGACCGTCGATAACCTGAAAGGCACCCTCATAACCATTCCTATCGTGAACGTCTTCGGTTTCGTCTCCCAGTCCCGCTACCTGCCGGACAGGAGAGACCTGAACAGATCATTCCCGGGTTCAAAGAAGGGATCTATGGCATCCAGGCTGGCAAATATCCTGATGACGGAGATCGTTGAGAAGTGCACCCATATAATCGACCTCCATACCGGAGCCGTTGCCCGTGATAACCTCCCTCAGATACGTGCATTCCTTAAGGATGATGAAGAAACAGAGGCATTGGCCCGTGCGTTTGGTGTACCCGTAGTGATCCACACCGAACTGCGTGACGGTTCACTACGTGAAGCTGCCAGGGAACACAATATACCGGTCCTTCTATACGAGGCAGGAGAAGCTCTCCGTTTCAATGAGGTTGCTATCAGGGCAGGTGTCCGCGGCATACTGGGAGTCATGTCCCATTTAGGCATGAGACCAAAGAGCAGCAAAAAGAAGAATTACAAAACCGTAGTCTCAGCTGATACTCAATGGATAAGGGCACCGGAAAGCGGCATACTGCGTACGATAGTCCCACTTGGGACATCTGTTGGGAAAGGAGATCTGCTCGCTTACATCAACGACCCGCTGGGCGAGATAGAAACAGAGGTCACAAGTACGATGTTCGGTATCGTCATCGGAAAAACGAATCTGCCACTTGCCCATGAAGGCGATGCTATCTTCCACATTGCCAGATACCCTGAGGTGGAAGAAATATCGAGTTACATCGAAACATATAACGATGAACTCGATTCACTGAGTAGCTGA
- a CDS encoding flavodoxin family protein: MKVIGISGSPRPESNTDRALKVALEATGMDTEFIKLSEYTIKPCQACLKCVNTNVCIIGDDGNVIAEKVKDADALIVAGYTPYSSIDSGTKAMLERLYAIRHKKGYIRGKPGGIIITSAVPCMPEAPPVAETAVGAVAAYMQEEGMEVVGDVKILGNVPCVSCGYGDDCEMSGIKMVYGPDATVDSVGINSFEDQSVSFEGAKQLGKDIAEFLSSE; the protein is encoded by the coding sequence ATGAAAGTAATCGGAATATCAGGTTCACCAAGACCTGAGAGCAATACAGACAGGGCACTTAAGGTCGCACTGGAAGCAACCGGTATGGATACGGAGTTCATCAAGCTTAGTGAGTATACTATCAAACCATGTCAGGCATGCCTGAAATGTGTTAACACCAATGTCTGTATCATCGGTGATGACGGTAATGTGATCGCAGAGAAGGTGAAAGATGCGGATGCACTCATCGTTGCAGGCTACACACCTTACTCATCCATCGATTCCGGGACCAAGGCAATGCTTGAACGTCTTTATGCCATCAGGCATAAGAAAGGGTATATAAGGGGTAAGCCCGGAGGTATCATCATCACTTCGGCGGTTCCGTGTATGCCTGAAGCACCACCGGTTGCAGAGACTGCAGTAGGTGCTGTTGCCGCATATATGCAGGAAGAGGGTATGGAAGTCGTTGGTGATGTCAAGATACTCGGAAATGTCCCGTGTGTCAGTTGTGGCTACGGCGATGACTGTGAAATGAGCGGCATAAAGATGGTCTACGGACCAGATGCTACTGTGGATTCCGTAGGTATCAATAGTTTCGAGGACCAGTCGGTCTCATTCGAGGGAGCGAAGCAACTGGGTAAGGATATAGCTGAGTTCCTGAGTTCAGAATAA
- a CDS encoding diacylglycerol/polyprenol kinase family protein — translation MAPGTFKEEILRKALHLASVAIVLVYYFFGKTIVLYFMTSYLAIVLIIEHLRLDRGYRLPFVHHLLRREEETTLAGHIYFTLGAIVAVSVFSENVAYAALLMATFGDMSAALIGKKFGRRRIFRNGKSLEGCIAEFIVDIVIGYALLSNPVIAFVMALVATAVETGFEKIDDNLAIPVFSGFAGEMLVMLTQYAYP, via the coding sequence ATGGCACCCGGAACCTTCAAAGAAGAGATATTGCGCAAGGCTCTTCACCTCGCATCCGTTGCGATCGTTCTGGTGTACTACTTCTTTGGAAAAACGATTGTCCTGTACTTCATGACATCCTACCTTGCCATTGTCCTGATCATCGAGCACCTGCGCCTTGACCGGGGATACAGGTTGCCTTTCGTACATCACCTCCTGCGCAGGGAGGAAGAGACCACACTTGCAGGACACATCTACTTCACACTCGGGGCTATCGTTGCAGTCTCCGTTTTCAGCGAGAACGTCGCCTACGCAGCACTTCTCATGGCAACCTTCGGAGATATGAGTGCGGCACTTATCGGCAAGAAGTTTGGCAGGAGAAGGATATTCAGGAATGGAAAATCCCTTGAAGGATGCATTGCAGAGTTCATCGTTGACATTGTTATCGGCTATGCTCTGCTCTCAAACCCTGTGATCGCATTTGTGATGGCACTTGTTGCCACCGCTGTGGAGACCGGCTTTGAGAAGATAGATGATAATCTTGCGATTCCCGTGTTCTCGGGTTTTGCCGGGGAAATGCTGGTGATGCTTACGCAATATGCGTATCCGTGA
- a CDS encoding aspartate aminotransferase family protein, which translates to MSSKDTFETEDKYFAPFFVKQSISIEKGEGVYVWDEEGRRYLDFTAGWGVTCIGHANPVITDALADQGSKIIQNPNSGLTYSPARARLLSLMSEILPSDLTRVFFTNSGAETNDAAIKLARKVTGRPEVVSTLQSFHGRTISTASATGQAKNRDRYDPLMPNYRFVPYNDLDAMQEALDESVAAVILEPIQGEGGIRIPSPDYLKGVSDLCKKNGSLLIVDEIQTGFFRTGPAFVTGECGVKVDFLTMAKGIAGGFPFGAFAMSEEVAGKLEIGDHGGTYCGNPLGCAVSYAVIKYLLDNNISDNVKEMGALALERMEQWKASYGDAVTEVRGKGLLIMVDLRNEEIATRVKDECQARGLLVTQTQGFGIRIFPALNIRKEELEEGLQIMEDAIASIVKSGI; encoded by the coding sequence ATGTCTAGCAAGGACACATTTGAAACAGAGGACAAGTATTTTGCACCATTCTTCGTGAAACAGAGTATCTCCATCGAAAAGGGTGAGGGAGTTTATGTATGGGACGAAGAAGGTAGAAGATACCTTGACTTCACAGCAGGCTGGGGTGTTACATGTATCGGGCATGCCAATCCGGTCATCACTGATGCTCTTGCTGATCAGGGAAGTAAGATCATCCAGAATCCCAATTCGGGACTTACATACTCGCCAGCACGCGCTCGTCTGCTTTCCCTGATGTCAGAGATCCTTCCTTCCGATCTTACAAGGGTGTTCTTCACGAACAGCGGAGCTGAAACGAACGATGCTGCTATCAAACTTGCCCGAAAGGTCACAGGGAGGCCGGAGGTCGTCTCCACTTTACAGAGTTTCCATGGGCGTACCATCAGCACGGCATCTGCCACAGGTCAGGCCAAGAACAGGGACAGGTATGACCCTTTGATGCCCAATTATCGTTTTGTTCCGTATAATGACCTTGATGCAATGCAAGAGGCTCTGGATGAGAGTGTGGCGGCAGTTATACTCGAACCCATACAGGGTGAGGGAGGGATCAGGATCCCTTCGCCCGATTATCTGAAAGGTGTCAGCGACCTTTGCAAGAAGAATGGCAGTCTTCTCATCGTAGATGAGATCCAGACGGGATTCTTCAGGACAGGCCCTGCCTTTGTCACCGGTGAATGTGGCGTCAAAGTGGATTTCCTGACCATGGCAAAGGGAATTGCAGGTGGTTTTCCCTTTGGTGCCTTTGCCATGTCCGAAGAGGTGGCAGGGAAGCTGGAAATTGGCGACCATGGAGGCACGTATTGTGGAAATCCGCTTGGTTGTGCTGTTTCCTATGCGGTGATAAAGTACCTTCTGGACAACAACATTTCCGACAATGTGAAAGAAATGGGTGCTTTGGCCCTTGAACGGATGGAACAATGGAAGGCGTCATATGGTGATGCAGTTACCGAAGTACGGGGAAAAGGTCTTCTGATAATGGTCGATCTTCGGAACGAGGAAATTGCCACCAGGGTCAAAGATGAATGTCAGGCAAGAGGCCTGCTTGTAACCCAGACTCAGGGCTTTGGGATTCGGATATTCCCTGCACTCAATATCAGGAAAGAAGAACTTGAGGAAGGCCTGCAGATCATGGAAGATGCAATTGCAAGTATTGTTAAGAGTGGCATTTGA
- a CDS encoding mechanosensitive ion channel domain-containing protein, with protein MKKRTPRSGMIYTKLKKVHKSLNTFFIFFVLMTLIALGIVAVDRRQIFDIPEIITTTLETLIVIFVSYGLATLFTRLTVRYILNYFEEFGEIEERILMGKLYLGFVYLIASLVVFSVFGITVNNIAIFLGLITTGFAFAIRDVILSYFIWFILLTKKPFKIGDYIRVGEDDYLEGQVKHIGLFYVIVTPTPDTYDDYFKIPNKLFLEQPIKNHGRGKFRSEFDMYFSMDELPENLPAKIEALKEKVWNSIDVSVSFFLGSDSDGVKITVYYQSTYERRDQMRHQITGMMIDELVKADN; from the coding sequence ATGAAAAAGAGAACACCACGTAGTGGCATGATATATACCAAATTGAAAAAGGTACATAAGTCACTGAACACTTTCTTTATCTTCTTTGTGTTGATGACGCTCATCGCCCTCGGGATAGTTGCAGTCGACAGGAGGCAGATATTCGATATTCCGGAGATCATTACAACCACTCTTGAGACGTTGATCGTGATCTTTGTGTCATATGGTCTTGCAACTCTTTTTACCAGACTGACCGTCAGGTATATCCTTAATTATTTCGAGGAATTCGGTGAGATCGAGGAACGCATACTCATGGGTAAGCTGTACCTGGGTTTTGTATATCTTATTGCTTCACTGGTCGTTTTCTCGGTATTTGGTATCACAGTGAATAACATTGCCATCTTCCTTGGTCTGATCACAACGGGTTTTGCCTTTGCCATAAGGGATGTCATCCTTTCCTATTTCATCTGGTTCATACTGCTGACCAAGAAGCCGTTCAAGATCGGTGACTATATCAGGGTCGGTGAGGATGACTACCTTGAAGGACAGGTAAAACATATCGGTCTTTTCTATGTGATAGTTACTCCTACACCTGACACCTACGATGACTATTTCAAGATTCCTAACAAGCTCTTCCTGGAACAACCAATAAAGAATCATGGCAGGGGCAAGTTCAGGAGTGAGTTCGACATGTATTTTAGTATGGATGAACTGCCGGAGAACCTCCCTGCAAAGATAGAGGCATTGAAGGAAAAGGTCTGGAACTCCATTGATGTCAGTGTGAGCTTTTTCCTTGGTTCCGACAGTGATGGTGTGAAGATCACAGTCTACTACCAGTCGACCTATGAACGCAGGGATCAGATGAGACATCAGATCACTGGCATGATGATCGATGAGCTGGTAAAGGCTGATAATTGA
- a CDS encoding archaellin/type IV pilin N-terminal domain-containing protein translates to MKANKVLLVKADTRAQVGIGTLIIFIAMVLVAAVAASVLIQTSGVLQQKAQSTGKQATQEVSSNLVIKSIEGIRGTTCIDSSMANNISLLRIKVGLNAASAPVDMNQVIISISDGTSTNNLLYANNDKTYGSDMKNFSTTNTAAENLEELLGNNQTNPGNNAKYYYTVEKIRDEDGSFSQANPVMNSGDLATVYISAVSDADTVYCTLGHIHVLSYPLDSGLVINPRASVSIVMTPEAGAATTADFITPSSYGTTEEVQLYP, encoded by the coding sequence GTGAAAGCAAACAAAGTCTTATTAGTGAAAGCAGATACTCGAGCCCAGGTGGGCATTGGCACTCTTATTATCTTCATTGCTATGGTTCTTGTTGCTGCGGTTGCTGCCTCTGTTCTCATCCAGACGTCCGGTGTCCTCCAGCAAAAGGCCCAGTCTACAGGTAAACAGGCAACCCAGGAAGTTTCATCAAATCTTGTTATCAAGAGCATTGAAGGTATACGTGGAACGACCTGCATTGATTCAAGCATGGCAAATAACATCTCATTACTGAGGATCAAAGTTGGTCTGAACGCTGCCAGCGCCCCGGTTGATATGAACCAGGTTATTATTTCTATCAGTGATGGAACAAGCACTAACAATCTGCTCTATGCCAATAATGACAAAACCTATGGTAGTGATATGAAGAACTTCTCAACTACTAACACGGCAGCTGAGAATCTTGAGGAGCTATTAGGCAATAATCAGACCAACCCTGGTAACAATGCGAAATATTACTACACTGTAGAGAAGATACGTGATGAAGATGGTTCATTCTCTCAGGCGAATCCGGTAATGAACAGTGGTGACCTTGCAACAGTATATATCTCTGCTGTTTCTGATGCTGACACTGTGTACTGTACTTTGGGTCATATTCATGTTCTAAGCTATCCGCTTGACTCTGGTCTTGTTATTAATCCACGTGCTTCTGTAAGTATTGTTATGACCCCCGAGGCAGGTGCAGCAACAACTGCAGATTTTATTACACCATCCTCATACGGTACTACAGAAGAAGTTCAGCTCTATCCATAA
- the pscS gene encoding O-phospho-L-seryl-tRNA:Cys-tRNA synthase: protein MELDDSTLNKFGFIARGPKDAINIDPLQTGGKLTEDARKALLEWGDGYSVCDFCGGVLDLIKKPPIEEFVHNALPAFLGADAARITHGARESKFAVMHSMAQEGDYVVLDGLAHYSSFVAAQRARLNVKTVPHSGSPEYKTDVEGYATVIEEVIKETGKAPALAQVTYPDGNYGNLADVKRIADICHSYDVPLMVNGAYSVGRMPMDAKKMGADFIVGSGHKSMASSGPIGVLGVQEEYEDIVFRKSPTHKVKEVELLGCTARGATVMTMIASFPEVVRRTRNWDNEVADARWFSSKLEDMGIMQMGDKPHNHDLMFFEAPVFYDISQTAKKGRYFLYKELKQRNIHGIKSGLTKYFKLSTLQVGRENLSYIADSFQEIIDKYQKAE from the coding sequence ATGGAACTTGATGATTCTACTCTAAACAAATTCGGTTTTATTGCGCGTGGTCCTAAAGATGCTATAAACATCGACCCGCTCCAGACAGGTGGTAAGCTCACAGAAGATGCCCGTAAGGCGTTACTTGAATGGGGTGACGGATACTCTGTCTGTGACTTCTGTGGTGGTGTTCTGGACCTTATCAAGAAGCCTCCTATAGAGGAGTTCGTCCATAATGCCCTGCCAGCTTTCCTGGGTGCCGATGCCGCACGTATCACCCACGGTGCAAGGGAATCCAAGTTCGCTGTCATGCACTCCATGGCACAGGAGGGTGATTATGTTGTCCTCGACGGTCTTGCTCATTATTCATCCTTTGTTGCCGCACAGCGTGCAAGGCTGAACGTGAAGACGGTCCCCCACAGCGGCAGTCCTGAGTACAAGACCGATGTCGAGGGCTATGCAACGGTCATCGAGGAGGTTATCAAGGAGACAGGAAAGGCTCCTGCACTGGCACAGGTCACATATCCTGACGGTAATTATGGTAACCTTGCAGATGTTAAAAGAATTGCAGATATCTGCCACAGCTATGATGTCCCTCTGATGGTAAACGGTGCCTACTCTGTGGGCAGGATGCCAATGGATGCAAAGAAGATGGGCGCGGATTTCATTGTAGGAAGCGGCCACAAGTCAATGGCATCATCAGGTCCTATTGGTGTTCTGGGTGTTCAGGAGGAATATGAGGATATCGTCTTCAGGAAATCCCCTACACACAAGGTCAAGGAGGTCGAACTTCTTGGATGTACCGCAAGGGGTGCAACTGTGATGACAATGATCGCTTCCTTCCCTGAGGTCGTTCGCAGGACAAGGAACTGGGACAACGAGGTTGCAGATGCGCGTTGGTTCTCTTCAAAGCTGGAAGATATGGGTATCATGCAGATGGGTGATAAACCTCACAACCATGACCTGATGTTCTTCGAGGCTCCTGTGTTCTATGATATCTCCCAGACCGCAAAGAAGGGAAGATATTTCCTCTACAAGGAGCTTAAACAGCGCAATATCCATGGTATCAAATCAGGGCTGACAAAATACTTCAAGCTCAGTACCCTGCAGGTAGGAAGGGAGAACCTGTCCTATATCGCGGATTCATTCCAGGAAATTATCGACAAGTACCAGAAGGCAGAGTGA
- a CDS encoding DNA-directed RNA polymerase subunit L, with the protein MELKIIDKTEDEMHLEIIGENHTLLNMLKSTLLDDERVQIATYDMKHVSISDPILFVKTDGADPIDVVKDAANSLVSQCDEFLGVFRKAIDV; encoded by the coding sequence ATGGAATTGAAGATCATTGATAAGACAGAGGACGAGATGCACCTTGAGATCATAGGTGAGAATCACACTCTTCTCAACATGCTCAAGTCAACCCTGCTCGATGACGAGAGGGTACAGATTGCAACATATGACATGAAGCACGTATCAATAAGCGACCCTATACTTTTTGTGAAAACAGATGGTGCAGACCCTATCGATGTAGTTAAGGATGCTGCGAACAGTCTGGTGTCACAGTGTGACGAGTTCCTTGGGGTTTTCAGGAAAGCTATTGACGTTTGA
- a CDS encoding exosome complex RNA-binding protein Csl4 yields MDKKERPGRGRAKKKDKEPDNGSKEDDGMDAEDEVNTEESVFVMPGDFIGTTEEFKAGNGTYVNVADIHSLNTGYVKVNRKSRTISVVPETSVPPEIIEGDVIVGNVVNMRDSVALVEIGAIKGKGDREFKTNGAAAIHVSNVKDSYVKNLGQEFSLSDVVKAKVINTQNMRLTTDGKDLGVMKAYCSRCHSPMDKDNNRLKCPECGRVEKRKLSSDYGTGIF; encoded by the coding sequence ATGGACAAGAAGGAAAGACCCGGACGTGGCAGGGCAAAGAAGAAGGATAAAGAACCCGACAACGGGTCTAAGGAAGATGATGGAATGGATGCAGAGGACGAAGTTAACACAGAGGAAAGTGTTTTTGTAATGCCCGGCGACTTCATAGGAACTACTGAGGAGTTCAAGGCAGGTAATGGAACCTATGTCAACGTGGCAGATATCCATTCACTCAATACCGGATATGTAAAGGTGAACAGGAAGTCAAGGACCATTTCCGTGGTGCCAGAGACAAGTGTTCCACCTGAGATCATCGAGGGTGATGTCATCGTTGGTAACGTTGTCAATATGAGGGATTCAGTTGCTCTTGTAGAGATCGGTGCCATCAAAGGCAAAGGTGACCGTGAGTTCAAGACCAACGGTGCAGCCGCGATCCACGTATCCAATGTAAAGGATTCCTATGTCAAGAACCTTGGACAGGAGTTCTCCCTTTCAGATGTTGTCAAGGCAAAGGTCATCAATACGCAGAACATGCGTCTGACCACCGATGGTAAGGACCTTGGTGTCATGAAGGCATACTGCTCAAGATGCCACAGCCCGATGGATAAGGATAACAACAGGTTGAAGTGCCCTGAATGTGGTCGTGTCGAGAAGAGAAAGCTCTCCTCTGACTACGGAACAGGTATCTTCTGA
- a CDS encoding METTL5 family protein — protein sequence MKQRKLEMLLEQVEGFDRPNVNLEQYATPALLAAEILHFAYMQGDLEGTVFDLGCGTGMLAIGAKLLGAERVVGYDVDRKALEVAGRNAEKLGVDVEFIQSDIRDIEGHADTVVMNPPFGAQAKGNDRPFLLSALKTSDVVYSIHNCGSHGFISKFIGDARITDWYTTAFPMKRTFKFHKKEVEMIKVEIYRIVR from the coding sequence TTGAAACAGCGAAAGCTTGAGATGTTACTTGAACAGGTTGAAGGGTTCGACAGGCCTAACGTTAACCTTGAGCAGTATGCAACTCCTGCACTGCTGGCTGCCGAGATATTGCACTTCGCATATATGCAGGGTGACCTTGAAGGAACCGTGTTCGACCTTGGATGCGGTACGGGTATGCTTGCCATCGGGGCTAAATTGCTTGGTGCTGAGAGAGTGGTCGGATATGATGTCGACAGGAAGGCCCTTGAAGTTGCCGGGAGGAATGCGGAGAAACTTGGGGTAGATGTCGAATTCATCCAGAGCGACATCAGGGATATTGAAGGGCATGCCGATACTGTGGTGATGAACCCTCCCTTCGGTGCACAGGCCAAAGGCAATGACCGACCGTTTCTTTTAAGTGCGTTGAAAACCAGTGATGTGGTATATTCTATTCATAATTGTGGAAGCCATGGTTTTATAAGTAAATTCATAGGTGATGCCAGAATTACTGACTGGTATACAACCGCCTTTCCAATGAAACGAACATTTAAATTTCATAAAAAAGAAGTAGAAATGATAAAGGTAGAGATCTATCGTATTGTGCGATAA
- the dph2 gene encoding diphthamide biosynthesis enzyme Dph2, whose translation MSDGEAFDFQIGRIISIIKDTGAKVVGLQFPEGFKRRSLAIASKIEDETGVCVSISGNPCFGACDLDVALIDDVEILFHFGHAHLDDNKLSGKVYFIETRSAVDVKEVVRLAVPELKGQRIGLITTVQHVHKLEDAAAVLKEHGKECVICSGDSKIAYPGQVLGCNFSAARNEDCDEYLYIGSGQFHPLGVSLATKKHVLIADPFVNELREADSKKVLKQRSVVIAKALDAEVFGIVVSSKPGQERMKLAEEMKALAKKYGKDAHILTMDLVTPDQLLQFKVDAFVNTACPRLAIDEVGRFNAPMLTPLEFEIVLGEREWEDLYFDEITGE comes from the coding sequence ATGAGTGACGGTGAAGCGTTCGATTTCCAGATAGGCCGGATAATCTCTATCATTAAGGACACTGGTGCGAAGGTAGTGGGACTGCAGTTCCCGGAAGGCTTCAAGAGGAGGTCACTTGCCATCGCCTCTAAGATAGAGGATGAGACAGGTGTCTGTGTATCAATATCAGGAAATCCATGTTTTGGTGCATGCGACCTTGATGTTGCACTGATTGACGATGTTGAAATCCTTTTCCATTTCGGACACGCGCATCTTGATGATAATAAGCTGTCAGGAAAGGTCTATTTCATCGAGACACGGTCCGCTGTGGATGTGAAGGAAGTTGTGAGGCTTGCCGTTCCTGAATTGAAGGGACAGAGGATTGGGCTTATCACTACCGTTCAGCATGTTCACAAACTGGAAGATGCAGCTGCAGTATTGAAGGAGCATGGGAAAGAATGTGTCATCTGCAGTGGCGACAGCAAGATAGCATATCCGGGACAGGTACTGGGATGTAATTTCTCTGCGGCAAGGAACGAGGACTGTGATGAATATCTCTACATCGGAAGCGGGCAGTTCCATCCGCTCGGTGTCTCGCTGGCAACGAAGAAACATGTCCTTATTGCTGATCCATTTGTCAACGAGCTTCGCGAGGCCGACAGTAAGAAAGTGCTGAAACAGAGAAGTGTTGTTATAGCGAAAGCACTTGATGCTGAGGTATTCGGTATCGTTGTGTCGTCAAAGCCGGGACAGGAACGCATGAAGCTTGCAGAGGAAATGAAGGCTCTGGCAAAGAAGTACGGGAAGGATGCACATATACTAACAATGGACCTTGTGACGCCTGACCAGTTGTTGCAGTTCAAGGTGGATGCTTTCGTTAACACAGCATGTCCAAGGCTCGCGATCGATGAGGTCGGCAGGTTCAATGCGCCCATGCTCACTCCGCTGGAGTTCGAGATCGTGCTTGGAGAGAGGGAATGGGAAGACCTCTATTTCGATGAGATCACAGGTGAGTGA
- the hpt gene encoding hypoxanthine/guanine phosphoribosyltransferase, whose translation MLEKLRESLLNAPIVHRGEYHYFIHPISDGVPRLEPALLEEVTDHILGMVAGDFDKIIAIEAMGIPLATALSMKTGVPFVIIRKRAYELEGEIKLSQETGYSKGELYINDVKEGDRVLIVDDVISTGGTLVALMNALEGIGATVTDNIVIIERGDGVSRLREKGIDVKTLVRIDVTENGVTIEDIHE comes from the coding sequence ATGCTTGAAAAACTTCGTGAATCCCTGCTGAACGCTCCAATCGTGCACAGGGGAGAATATCATTATTTCATCCATCCCATCTCAGATGGGGTCCCGCGGCTGGAGCCTGCACTGCTTGAGGAGGTCACGGACCACATACTCGGGATGGTCGCCGGGGATTTCGACAAGATAATTGCAATAGAGGCCATGGGAATCCCACTCGCGACCGCACTGTCAATGAAGACAGGTGTCCCTTTTGTCATAATCAGGAAAAGGGCGTATGAGCTTGAAGGAGAGATCAAGCTCTCACAGGAGACCGGTTACTCCAAGGGTGAGCTCTACATAAATGATGTAAAGGAAGGTGACAGGGTGCTCATTGTGGATGATGTGATTAGCACAGGCGGAACCCTTGTTGCTCTCATGAATGCCCTTGAGGGCATTGGTGCCACGGTCACGGACAATATTGTGATCATAGAGCGTGGTGATGGTGTTTCAAGATTAAGGGAAAAGGGCATCGATGTGAAGACCCTTGTACGCATAGATGTTACAGAGAACGGCGTGACTATAGAGGATATTCATGAGTGA